Proteins encoded in a region of the Pseudanabaena sp. BC1403 genome:
- the kaiC gene encoding circadian clock protein KaiC produces the protein MTSPSIEKNNDSSETKRQELGVQKLRTMIEGLDDITHGGLPKGRSTLVSGTSGTGKTLLSMQFLYNGITGLDEHGVFVTFEESPSDIIKNAHSFNWDLQKLIDEGRLFILDASPDPEGQEVVGDFDLSALIERIQYAIIKYKAKRISIDSMTAIFQQYDSLGLVRREIFRIVARLKSLGVTTVMTTERELEYGPVARFGVEEFVSDNVIILRNVLDGERRHRTAEILKLRGTTHMKGEFPFTMTSKGINIFPLGAMRLTQKSSNTRVSSGIITLDEMCGGGYFKDSIILTTGATGTGKTLMVSKFIENGCENGERAILFAYEESRQQLTRNASSWGTDFDKWESSGLLKIICVYPESSGLEDHLQVIKSEIETFKPSRIAIDSLSALARGVSNNTFRQFVIGLTGYVKQEEITGLFTNTTDQFMGSHSITESHISTITDTIILLQYVEIRGQMSRAVNVFKMRGSRHDSRIREYVITDEGAQIKDSFQGFERILSGSPTRVSVDEKSELSRIIRGVSVEPLE, from the coding sequence ATGACTAGCCCATCAATTGAAAAAAATAACGATAGCAGCGAGACGAAAAGACAAGAGCTCGGTGTGCAAAAGTTGCGCACCATGATTGAGGGGTTAGATGATATCACTCATGGAGGGCTACCCAAAGGGCGATCGACTCTTGTCAGTGGGACATCTGGTACTGGAAAAACTCTTTTGTCAATGCAGTTTCTCTATAACGGCATTACGGGCTTAGACGAGCATGGCGTATTTGTTACTTTTGAAGAATCACCCTCTGACATTATTAAAAATGCCCATAGTTTTAATTGGGATCTCCAAAAACTGATCGATGAAGGGAGATTATTTATACTTGATGCTTCTCCTGATCCTGAAGGTCAGGAAGTAGTTGGAGACTTTGACCTATCAGCACTGATCGAGCGCATTCAATATGCAATTATCAAGTACAAAGCCAAGCGGATCTCCATTGATTCGATGACTGCTATCTTTCAGCAATATGACTCTCTAGGCTTAGTTCGTCGCGAAATATTTAGGATTGTCGCCCGACTCAAGTCTCTGGGCGTAACCACTGTCATGACCACTGAGCGCGAATTAGAATATGGGCCTGTAGCAAGATTTGGCGTAGAAGAATTTGTTTCCGATAATGTAATTATTTTAAGAAATGTCCTTGATGGAGAACGTCGCCATCGTACTGCCGAGATCCTTAAGCTACGTGGAACAACCCATATGAAGGGCGAATTTCCATTTACGATGACCAGCAAAGGAATTAATATATTTCCCTTGGGGGCAATGCGTCTCACTCAAAAATCATCTAATACCAGAGTTTCTTCGGGCATTATTACTCTTGATGAAATGTGCGGTGGTGGCTATTTTAAAGATTCGATCATTCTTACAACTGGGGCAACTGGTACGGGTAAAACCCTGATGGTTAGCAAGTTTATTGAAAATGGTTGCGAAAATGGTGAACGGGCGATTTTGTTTGCCTATGAGGAATCCCGCCAACAGCTTACGCGCAATGCTTCATCTTGGGGAACGGATTTCGACAAATGGGAAAGTTCTGGCTTATTAAAAATTATCTGTGTTTACCCTGAGTCCTCAGGATTGGAGGATCATTTACAGGTAATTAAGTCGGAGATTGAGACATTTAAGCCCTCTCGTATTGCGATCGACTCACTCTCAGCATTGGCTAGAGGTGTAAGCAATAATACATTCCGTCAATTTGTAATTGGGTTAACAGGCTATGTCAAGCAAGAAGAAATCACGGGTTTATTTACAAATACCACTGATCAATTCATGGGTTCACATTCGATTACAGAGTCACATATTTCTACAATTACAGACACGATTATTCTGTTGCAATATGTAGAAATCCGTGGACAAATGTCGCGAGCAGTGAATGTGTTTAAGATGCGGGGATCGCGCCATGATAGCCGTATTCGTGAATATGTCATTACCGATGAAGGTGCACAAATTAAGGATTCATTCCAAGGATTCGAGCGGATTTTGAGTGGATCACCAACTAGGGTATCTGTGGATGAAAAATCAGAGCTATCGCGGATCATTCGAGGTGTGTCAGTTGAGCCTTTAGAATAA
- the kaiB gene encoding circadian clock protein KaiB has product MIRKTYVLKLYVAGNTPNSVRALKMLNDILEKEFQGVYTLKVIDVLKNPQLAEEDKILATPTLAKVLPPPVRKIIGDLSDREKVLIGLDLLYEELIGND; this is encoded by the coding sequence ATGATTCGTAAAACTTACGTCCTAAAACTCTACGTCGCAGGCAACACGCCAAATTCGGTGAGAGCACTGAAAATGCTCAACGATATCCTTGAGAAAGAATTTCAAGGAGTTTATACATTGAAAGTCATTGATGTGCTTAAAAATCCGCAACTAGCTGAAGAAGATAAGATCCTTGCTACTCCCACCTTAGCAAAGGTTTTACCGCCACCAGTTAGGAAAATTATTGGTGACCTGTCTGATCGCGAAAAAGTTTTAATCGGACTAGATCTACTATATGAGGAATTAATTGGCAATGACTAG
- a CDS encoding pentapeptide repeat-containing protein, with amino-acid sequence MKYWRFITSIILATVIFLMPLSVQAASSSSVTGSILNKAEGQDFSGKNLIRAEFTSVTLKDANFTNADLRGALFNGVLLDGANLHGSDFSSGIAYVTRFKNVDLSDAILADTNMLRSTFDNVDVTGADFTNALLDVQQLKKLCNNASGTNSKTGIDTRESLGC; translated from the coding sequence ATGAAATATTGGCGATTTATTACCAGCATCATCTTAGCGACAGTCATATTTTTAATGCCATTGTCAGTCCAAGCCGCTAGCTCCTCTAGTGTCACTGGTTCAATCCTCAATAAGGCAGAAGGTCAAGATTTCTCTGGCAAAAACTTAATTCGGGCTGAATTTACTAGCGTCACCTTAAAAGATGCAAATTTTACAAATGCTGATTTACGAGGCGCACTCTTCAATGGCGTTTTATTAGATGGAGCCAATCTACATGGAAGTGATTTTAGCTCGGGAATAGCTTATGTGACGAGATTTAAGAATGTTGATTTGAGTGACGCAATCTTAGCTGATACCAATATGCTGCGATCGACCTTTGATAATGTTGATGTCACTGGTGCAGATTTCACCAATGCCCTGCTAGATGTTCAACAATTAAAGAAACTCTGTAATAACGCATCTGGCACAAACTCAAAAACAGGTATTGATACTCGCGAATCTCTAGGTTGTTAA
- the trmB gene encoding tRNA (guanosine(46)-N7)-methyltransferase TrmB, with protein MQNSSTPPPNPSANEIIVNISNENVSRRARVREHVNPLAKKYSVAIAPPIWAEVYADCSKPLSLDIGSARGRYILQMSQLKPDWNFLGLEIREPLVDRCNEVRDELGLKNLHYIFCNANVSLSGLLTKGSLHEVTVQFPDPWFKRRQQKRRAVQPELVATLAELLVSNADVFLQSDVLEVAEDMRQHFDANDSFINLAGAGNFADDSIFPEHIPTERESSVISQGLPVYRAYFKRK; from the coding sequence ATGCAAAATTCCTCAACGCCCCCACCCAATCCATCCGCAAACGAAATCATTGTCAACATTAGCAATGAAAATGTGTCGCGGCGAGCGCGTGTACGTGAACACGTTAACCCATTAGCCAAAAAATATAGTGTTGCGATCGCCCCACCAATCTGGGCAGAAGTTTATGCTGATTGCTCGAAGCCACTCAGTTTAGATATTGGCTCGGCTAGGGGACGCTATATTTTGCAAATGTCACAGCTCAAGCCTGATTGGAATTTTTTGGGTTTAGAAATTAGGGAGCCGCTAGTCGATCGCTGTAATGAGGTTCGTGACGAATTGGGGTTAAAGAATCTGCATTACATTTTTTGTAATGCTAATGTGTCGCTATCAGGGCTATTAACTAAAGGATCATTGCATGAAGTCACAGTCCAATTTCCTGATCCTTGGTTTAAGCGTCGCCAACAGAAACGCCGAGCCGTCCAGCCCGAATTAGTGGCGACTTTAGCAGAGTTACTTGTGTCTAATGCCGATGTATTTTTGCAGTCAGATGTTTTGGAAGTAGCTGAAGATATGCGTCAACATTTTGATGCAAATGATAGTTTTATTAATCTGGCTGGGGCAGGAAACTTTGCCGATGATTCGATTTTCCCTGAGCATATTCCCACTGAGCGCGAAAGTTCAGTAATTTCGCAAGGTCTGCCAGTTTATCGCGCTTATTTCAAACGGAAATAG
- a CDS encoding VOC family protein: MHNVINWFEIPSTDFDRAVNFYSTVLATEFHKSEFMGEPQAMFPNDLQGVGGAIVKSDRLTPSTTGALIYLNLGTVENLEQALERVESSGGKVCMPTTDIGDPGFIGLILDTEGNSIGLHAPKPAE; the protein is encoded by the coding sequence ATGCATAACGTAATTAACTGGTTTGAGATCCCCTCAACTGACTTTGATCGGGCCGTAAACTTTTACAGCACAGTGTTGGCAACAGAGTTCCATAAATCGGAATTTATGGGAGAACCACAAGCTATGTTCCCTAACGATCTCCAAGGTGTTGGTGGCGCGATTGTCAAAAGCGATCGCTTAACGCCTTCCACAACTGGTGCTTTGATCTACCTAAATTTGGGTACTGTTGAGAACCTAGAGCAAGCACTCGAACGGGTAGAATCCAGTGGCGGCAAAGTTTGTATGCCCACAACCGATATTGGTGACCCAGGTTTTATTGGACTAATTCTCGATACCGAAGGGAATTCCATTGGGCTTCATGCACCGAAACCAGCTGAATAA
- a CDS encoding phosphotransferase: MPVADWSLKHVANMSDHLFPITYSTLAPQALVDRVLCRYDVGEITSCVFWMRGLSDIYLVEAGNRRYVLRVSHAHWRSKAEIEFELELLAFLHRNYIPVAYPLTTDDGQLAIEIPALEGKRYAALFTYAAGQVAIGDLNKVQAQKLGETLAKLHGTAQNFHCHIDRPHLTIAYLLDDSLHDLSPFLNSSARSYMNDAIAQIKEQIRHLPQTFPIWSICWGDPHSGNVHFTDTNEITLFDFDQCGYGWRSFDIAKFLQVTLQAGISPSVRKAFLHGYQSAQTLEDIELKCMQPLMQVAQIWSWAISVKSAIVHNHSKLDASYFHQRFEHFKMLRSPDWKPF; encoded by the coding sequence ATGCCTGTCGCAGATTGGTCTCTAAAGCATGTCGCCAATATGTCTGACCATCTTTTCCCCATAACCTATTCCACCCTTGCACCTCAAGCATTGGTAGATAGAGTGTTATGCCGATATGATGTGGGCGAAATTACCAGTTGTGTATTCTGGATGCGGGGACTGAGCGACATATATCTGGTGGAAGCAGGTAATCGCCGCTATGTCCTGAGAGTTTCCCATGCCCATTGGCGCTCTAAAGCGGAAATCGAATTTGAATTAGAATTATTAGCGTTTTTGCATAGAAATTATATTCCTGTTGCCTACCCACTCACAACTGATGATGGTCAACTAGCGATCGAGATTCCAGCCCTTGAAGGTAAACGCTATGCAGCTTTATTTACTTATGCCGCAGGTCAAGTCGCTATTGGAGATCTTAATAAAGTTCAAGCGCAAAAATTAGGAGAGACGTTAGCAAAGCTCCATGGCACTGCCCAAAACTTTCACTGTCATATTGATCGCCCCCATTTGACGATCGCATATTTACTTGATGACTCATTACATGACTTATCACCGTTTTTGAATAGTTCAGCAAGATCGTATATGAATGATGCGATCGCCCAAATCAAAGAACAAATCAGACATCTTCCACAAACTTTCCCGATCTGGAGTATCTGCTGGGGTGATCCCCACAGCGGCAATGTGCATTTTACTGACACCAACGAAATCACCCTATTTGATTTTGATCAATGTGGTTATGGTTGGAGATCATTTGACATAGCCAAGTTTTTACAAGTGACTTTACAAGCTGGTATTAGTCCTAGCGTTCGCAAGGCTTTTTTGCATGGCTATCAGTCGGCTCAGACTCTCGAAGATATTGAATTAAAATGTATGCAACCCTTGATGCAAGTAGCGCAGATTTGGTCATGGGCGATCAGTGTCAAATCCGCGATCGTGCACAATCACAGCAAACTCGATGCTAGTTACTTCCACCAACGTTTTGAGCATTTTAAGATGTTGCGATCGCCCGACTGGAAACCTTTTTAA